The Halomonas elongata DSM 2581 DNA segment CGCCGCCAGGCTTGCTGGAAGCCTGCGCGCGACTCGGCCGCCAGGACTACCGGCGCTGCCTGGTCTTCCATTCGCTCTCCAAGCGTTCCAACCTGCCGGGGCTGCGCTCGGGCTTCGTGGCCGGCGACGCCGAGCTGATCTCGGCCTTCCGCCGCTACCGCACCTACCATGGCTGTGCCATGTCGCTGCCGCTGCAGCACGCCTCCATCGCCGCCTGGCGCGACGAGGCCCATGTGCGCGCCAACCGCGACGCCTATCGGGAGAAGTTCGCGGCGGTGACCGAGATCCTCGCCCCGGTGATGGATTTCCCCACGCCCGAAGCCAGCTTCTACCTCTGGCCGTCGGTGCCCGGCGGCGACGACGAGGCCTTCGCCCGAGCGCTGTACGCCGAGCGGCACGTCAGCGTACTGCCGGGCAGCTACATGGGCCGGCCCGGTTTCGACGGCGACAACCCCGGCGCCGGCCGGGTCCGTCTGGCCCTGGTCGACGACCTGGACGCCACCACGCAAGCGGCCAGGCGCATGCGCGACCTGATCGAGAAAACCGTCAGCTGGGAGACGACGCCATGATGATGCTGATGATGATCAAGAATTGCGACACCTGCCGTCGCGCCCGCAAGGCCCTGGAAGGCAAGGGCATTCCCTTCCAGACCCACGACCTGCGCGAGGACGGCCTGTCCGCGGCGCTGCTCGAACACATCCTCGAGCATGTCCCGGTCATGACCCTGCTCAACAAGCGCAGCACCACCTGGCGGCAACTCGACGACGCCGACAAGGCCGACATCGACGCCA contains these protein-coding regions:
- a CDS encoding Spx/MgsR family RNA polymerase-binding regulatory protein — its product is MMMLMMIKNCDTCRRARKALEGKGIPFQTHDLREDGLSAALLEHILEHVPVMTLLNKRSTTWRQLDDADKADIDANKARELMLANPTLLKRPLLDTGDDILVGFRDGDYDNL